In Petrotoga sp. 9PWA.NaAc.5.4, the genomic window CTTTAAAATTGCACAAATCACTAATTTCAAATTTATATTAAACAAACGATTCATATTCGCAGTATTTTCACTTTTTCATTATAATTGTATCACGAATATTGTTAAAAACAAAATATTTAAAAATAAATTCTTTGCTAATTTTAATAAAAAAGCCTTTTTTGATTTTTCTTAAAAAATGAAAAGGCCCTCACGAATAATGTAGTAATTAAGCAGTTTTTTATTCAATATTTTAATCACAATGATACCAATTTTTTTACTCATTGTTCATGCCTTGTTTTTTTATCTACCGTTTTTGGAAGAGAACCATTTAAATAAAGTTTTTAATATATTGTTAACTTAAATGAAATTGACAAGAATACACTCCTTTGATATAATCAACTTCGGTTAAGAAAAGAATTTTTGCCGATGTAGCTCAATTGGCAGAGCGGCTGACTTGTAATCAGCAGGTTGGGGGTTCAAGTCCCTTCATCGGCTCCAAATTATTGGTGAGGTGCCCGAGAGGCCAAAGGGGGCGGACTGTAAATCCGCTGGCAGACTGCCTTCGAAGGTTCGAATCCTTCCCTCACCACCATTTATTTATTTTTATTTCTATATTCTTTAAAGAGGTGAGTGAAATGGCATCAAAAACTCAAATAATAATTTTTTCTTTAAAATGTACAGAATGCAACAATAGAAACTATTATAAAAGAAAGAATAGAAATTTTAAAGAAAAAATAGAACTAAAGAAATATTGCCCTCATTGCAAAAAACACACTCTTCATGTAGAAGCAAAGATTTAGTTATTTGCTATTTTATGTTTCGTGCAGTAATTCAGATATTATTTTATAATAAACGGGAGTGTTAAATATGTCTAAATTTTGGATTTTTTTAACTTCTGTTTGGCAAGAAGCAAAAAAAATTAATTGGCCAACTCGTAAGGAGTTGCTTAATTCTACAATTATTGTTTTGATAATAATAGCTTTTGTTGCTGTTTACTTATTTGCTGTAGATTTCGGTTTGTTACAATTTTTTACTCTATTGGTTTATCCTGTTTTTTTGAGAAATCAAGGTTCAGGAATTCCATAAAGTCTATGGTTGTTTATTTTTTGATCTTCAAATTAAATTATAAATGTGGTGAAACTTAAAATATGCGTAAAGAATGGTATGTACTTCAAGTTTATTCAGGAATGGAGAATAAAGTAAAAGAAACATTAGAAGAAAGAATTAAATCGTTAGGATATGAAAGGTATTTTGGAAAAATTATTATACCTGAAGTAGAAGAATTGAATTATTCAAATAAAAAGACTGATAGGGTTTTTGTTTCTAAAAATGCAGAATTATATGTAAAAAAAGGCAGAGACGTAAAAAAAGGCGATCTTTTGGCAAAAGATACCGAAATACGTGTAAAATCAAGTGGAGTTATTTTAGAACTAAAAAATTATAGAAGGATTACCGTTGAAACCGAAGGAAAAAAATATTATAAAGCTTTTTTAATTCCCGAGAGTGCAGGTATAATTTCAGGGTTAAGAATAGGAAAAAAGTTGAGAGCAGGTACCCCCTTAAGTAAAAACATGGAATACGAAAGTGATGTAGATGGAGAGATTGTATCAAGCGAAAAAGTTAAAAGAATAGTTCTAAAAACAGATAATGGAGAAGAAGAAGTTTATATAGTTCCTAAAGAATGTTTTAAGAATGAGTTATATAAAACGGGAACTTATGTAGAACAAGGAACTGTAATAGGGAGCTCTCGTCAATATCAAGCCAAGTTTTCTGGAAGAATAGATATTAGAGAAACTGCTTTCTATAGAGAAGTTAAAATAGTAAAAACTAAAAGGCGGAATCTTTTTCCTGGATATGTGTTTATAGAAATGATGTATCTAAAAGAAACAGAAAATTTAGTAAAAAATATAGCTTATATTTCTTCTTTTTTGAGTATTGGAGGTAAACCTGTAAAATTAAAAAGACAAGAAATCAGAGCTATTTTGAGATTAATTGGAGAAGAAGAATATGAAAAGAAACAAATTAAAGAGATTAGAACAGATTTCGAAATAGGTGAACATATAAAAATAATAAGCGGACCTTTTGAGTATTTTACAGGGAAAATAAAAACTATCGACTTAGAAAAACAGGAAGTTAGTGTAGTTGTTACTATGTTCGGAAGAGAAACTGCTGTAACATTATCTCTAAGTGAAATAGAAAAAATAATAGATTAAAATATAAAGTAAGTGGGAGGGATTTTAATCAATCCCGATATACCACAAGGAGGTTATAAAGTATGGCAAAAAAACTTATAAGAGTGGTGAAGCTTCAACTTGAAGCTGGAAAAGCAACTCCTGCACCACCAGTAGGTCCTGCATTAGGACAATATGGTGTGAACTTAATGGAGTTTTGTAAAAAATTTAACGCTGCAACTGCGGATCAAGCTGGTACTCTTTTGCCAGTAGAGATTTCTATTTTTGAAGATAGATCTTTTACATTTATTGTTAAAACTCCTCCCGCTTCTTTCTTGCTTAAAAAAGCCGCTAATGTTAAGTCTGGCGCAAAACAACCGGGTAAAGAGATGGTTGGAAAAATAACGAAAAGTCAATTAAAAGAAATAGCTGAGCTCAAGATGAAAGATTTAAACGCTAAAGATATAGAAGCCGCTATGAAAATAATTGCCGGAACTGCAAGAAATATGGGAATCGAAATCGTAGAAGGTTAAAAAGGGAGGAGAAAATAATGCCAAAAAGAGGGAAAAAATACCAAGAAATCGTAAAATTAGTTGATAAAACTAAAAGTTATAGTATAGATGAAGCTTTGGAACTTGTAAAAAAGGTTTCTTATAGTAAATTTGATGGTACAGTTGAAATGCATGTAGTTTTGGGAATAGATCCAAAAAAAAGTGATCAAAACGTTAGAGGCACAATTTCTCTGCCAAAAGGAACCGGTAAAAAAGTAAGAGTGTTAGTCTTTGCAGAGGGAGAAAATGCTGAACAGGCAAGACAAGCTGGTGCTGATTATGTTGGTTCTGATGATTTTATAAATAAAATAAGTTCTGAAGGATGGACTGATTTCGATGTAGCCATTTCTACACCCGATATGATGCGAAAAATAGCAAAACTGGGAAAAGTTTTAGGACCAAGGGGTTTAATGCCTTCTCCAAAAGCCGGGACAGTTACAGAGAATGTTGCCCAAGCTGTTAAAGACTTCAAATCAGGAAAAGTTGAAATTAGAAACGATAGGACGGGAAATGTTCATATACCAATTGGTAAAGTCTCTTTTGCAAAAGAGGATTTAAAGGAGAACTTATTATCTGCGTTGGAACAGTTATCAAAAATGAAGCCCGA contains:
- the rpmG gene encoding 50S ribosomal protein L33; its protein translation is MASKTQIIIFSLKCTECNNRNYYKRKNRNFKEKIELKKYCPHCKKHTLHVEAKI
- the secE gene encoding preprotein translocase subunit SecE; translated protein: MSKFWIFLTSVWQEAKKINWPTRKELLNSTIIVLIIIAFVAVYLFAVDFGLLQFFTLLVYPVFLRNQGSGIP
- a CDS encoding transcription termination/antitermination NusG family protein translates to MRKEWYVLQVYSGMENKVKETLEERIKSLGYERYFGKIIIPEVEELNYSNKKTDRVFVSKNAELYVKKGRDVKKGDLLAKDTEIRVKSSGVILELKNYRRITVETEGKKYYKAFLIPESAGIISGLRIGKKLRAGTPLSKNMEYESDVDGEIVSSEKVKRIVLKTDNGEEEVYIVPKECFKNELYKTGTYVEQGTVIGSSRQYQAKFSGRIDIRETAFYREVKIVKTKRRNLFPGYVFIEMMYLKETENLVKNIAYISSFLSIGGKPVKLKRQEIRAILRLIGEEEYEKKQIKEIRTDFEIGEHIKIISGPFEYFTGKIKTIDLEKQEVSVVVTMFGRETAVTLSLSEIEKIID
- the rplK gene encoding 50S ribosomal protein L11, giving the protein MAKKLIRVVKLQLEAGKATPAPPVGPALGQYGVNLMEFCKKFNAATADQAGTLLPVEISIFEDRSFTFIVKTPPASFLLKKAANVKSGAKQPGKEMVGKITKSQLKEIAELKMKDLNAKDIEAAMKIIAGTARNMGIEIVEG
- the rplA gene encoding 50S ribosomal protein L1, with the translated sequence MPKRGKKYQEIVKLVDKTKSYSIDEALELVKKVSYSKFDGTVEMHVVLGIDPKKSDQNVRGTISLPKGTGKKVRVLVFAEGENAEQARQAGADYVGSDDFINKISSEGWTDFDVAISTPDMMRKIAKLGKVLGPRGLMPSPKAGTVTENVAQAVKDFKSGKVEIRNDRTGNVHIPIGKVSFAKEDLKENLLSALEQLSKMKPESAKGKFINKVVIAPTMGVGINIDLSTEQLKVA